The Amycolatopsis mongoliensis genome includes a window with the following:
- a CDS encoding type I polyketide synthase: MSVERISIVGIGLRYPDASTPEELWENVLAGRRAFRRLPDERMNRADYYSPDPKAPDRFYAQKAAVLRGYEFDRVAHKVAGSTFRATDTTHWLALEVAAQALADAGFAEGEGAPKQNTGVVIGNSLTGEFSRANIMRLRWPYVRRTVAAALTARGWADEETASFLRELEIQYKEPFPEINEDTLAGGLANTIAGRVCNHFDFAGGGYTVDGACSSSLLSVVTAANALAQGDLDLAVAGGVDLSIDPFEVIGFAKTGALAKREMKVYDADSNGFWPGEGSGMLVLMRESDALEQGKRIYASIGGWGVSSDGKGGITRPEAAGHRLALKRAYDRAGYGVETVSYFEGHGTGTALGDATEIEALSTARRDADPLAKPAALSTIKGNIGHTKAAAGVAGLIKATLAVYHQVIPPATGHHEPHESLTGTSARMYVPRDATIWPEDQPVRAGVSAMGFGGINSHVTVTEAPTAARRRELDERARTLVAGRQDAELLLFDADDVATLRGDIAATLEVVPKLSFAELTDLAGQLAGELAGRSVRAAVVAANPEHAERKLTKLLELLESGDSVFDAGEGIFASSRDSAPKIGYLFPGQGSGRGGDSTLRRRFAVADEIFRAAALPVTGDQVATEVAQPRIVTGSLAGLRVLRSFGIEASTATGHSLGELTALHWGGALDERGLLELAKVRGKVMATTTGDGTGAMAGIAASPGRVEELGLGDDVVIAGYNAPEQTVISGPAEAIDRIVARAKAQGVGATRIKVSHAFHSPAVEPAANAMTERLGEFSFARLERPVVSTVSGDVLHAAENLPELLRDQIVLPVRFREAAAKVAERSDLVVEVGPGRVLTGLFEEIAPETPVLAIDTDNASLQALLRVVGAAFALGAPVSVDALFEGRVVRALPADGEFGFLASPCEAAPSIDSELAAELAAERAQAAEADAGTAEGDSGSTLDLLRKLAAERVELPLEAVTADTHPLDDLHLSSITVGQLVNDVTRALGRPALEGMPNFATVCLGELAEMIDELAQTAKPTDTTVGEAPGVGPWVRPFAVEYVPAPRPGADLPPGNGRADWQVFSTPRHPLAEPLKAALAASGAGDGVLLCLPADCDSSHVGLFLDAGRAVMAAPNGTRFVVVHHGYGAAGLARTLRLEDPSAKTTIIDFADPSPSDVDAIAETVHLVVSEVAATTDFTEARYGADGGRTVPRLSALPAPKAGPIRDSLDSSDVLLVTGGGKGITAESALALAKDSGAKLALLGRSDPETDTELAENLDRMEAAGIRYRYERADVTSAPQIAEAVARVQAELGPVTAILHGAGRNEPAALFSLTEDSFRKTLAPKIGGLNAVLAAVDQDRVKLLVTFGSIIGRAGLRGEAHYATANDWMTELTLRFGQEHPQARAIALEWSVWSGTGMGEKLGVVSALMRDGITPIPTEEGITILRQVLADPAAPPVLVVCGRTSGLATLPIQKRELPLTRFVDRAVVHYPGVELITEADLSDGADPYLTDHLLDGQLLFPAVLGMEAMTQAAAATLDRTGTPVLTDVEFLRPIIVSPGGSTTVRLATLARDADTVDVVIRSEETGFSADHFKARLSFARPTEIGERVARDVALPPVPVEPVSELYGSVLFQGKRFQRVLGYRRASARHAVAEIATSADHQWFAPFLPQERLLADPGTRDAMMHAIQCCVPDATLLPQGIEKLYLAEPGRQHDEYVLLDAKERSQNGDSYVYDLDVRNPDGTLVERWEGLKLRAVRKRDGAGPWVPSMLGSYVERSCERLLGGSRAVVLEPDPAGRPAEGIAERRAQTALAAGRALDRPVEIHYRPDGKPECDGVHVTASHTSELTLVVVGADQVACDIETAIERTEEDWAGLLGEELLALGRLLAADTGEPLSVANTRVWSALECVRKTGSMTQALTVRQVDADGWALLASGGARIATWSTTVNDRTDPIVFAVLHAEGN, translated from the coding sequence ATGAGCGTAGAGCGGATTTCGATCGTCGGTATCGGTCTCCGGTACCCCGACGCGAGTACTCCGGAGGAGCTCTGGGAAAACGTGCTGGCCGGGCGCCGGGCGTTCCGCAGGCTGCCGGACGAGCGGATGAACCGGGCGGACTACTACTCGCCCGACCCGAAGGCGCCGGACCGCTTCTACGCGCAGAAGGCGGCCGTGCTGCGGGGCTACGAGTTCGACCGGGTGGCGCACAAGGTCGCCGGCAGCACCTTCCGCGCGACCGACACGACGCACTGGCTGGCCCTCGAGGTCGCCGCGCAGGCCCTCGCGGACGCCGGGTTCGCCGAGGGTGAGGGCGCCCCGAAGCAGAACACCGGCGTCGTCATCGGCAACAGCCTGACCGGCGAGTTCTCCCGCGCCAACATCATGCGGCTGCGCTGGCCGTACGTCCGCCGCACGGTCGCGGCCGCACTGACCGCCCGCGGCTGGGCGGACGAGGAGACCGCGAGCTTCCTGCGCGAACTGGAGATCCAGTACAAGGAGCCGTTCCCGGAGATCAACGAGGACACCCTCGCCGGCGGCCTGGCGAACACCATCGCCGGGCGCGTGTGCAACCACTTCGACTTCGCCGGCGGCGGGTACACCGTCGACGGCGCCTGCTCGTCCTCGCTGCTGTCCGTGGTGACCGCGGCCAACGCGCTCGCCCAGGGCGACCTCGACCTCGCCGTCGCCGGCGGTGTCGACCTCTCGATCGACCCGTTCGAGGTGATCGGCTTCGCGAAGACCGGCGCGCTGGCCAAGCGCGAGATGAAGGTCTACGACGCCGACTCCAACGGCTTCTGGCCCGGCGAGGGCTCGGGCATGCTCGTCCTGATGCGCGAGAGCGACGCGCTGGAGCAGGGCAAGCGGATCTACGCGTCGATCGGCGGCTGGGGCGTCTCCTCCGACGGCAAGGGCGGCATCACCCGGCCCGAGGCCGCGGGGCACCGGCTGGCCCTCAAGCGCGCCTACGACCGCGCTGGCTACGGCGTCGAGACCGTCTCCTACTTCGAAGGCCACGGCACCGGCACCGCGCTGGGCGACGCCACCGAGATCGAGGCGCTGTCCACCGCCCGCCGCGACGCCGACCCGCTGGCCAAGCCGGCCGCGCTGTCGACCATCAAGGGCAACATCGGGCACACCAAGGCCGCGGCCGGGGTCGCGGGCCTGATCAAGGCCACGCTGGCGGTGTACCACCAGGTCATCCCGCCGGCCACCGGGCACCACGAGCCGCACGAGTCGCTGACCGGCACGTCGGCGCGGATGTACGTTCCGCGCGACGCGACGATCTGGCCCGAGGACCAGCCGGTCCGCGCCGGGGTCTCCGCGATGGGCTTCGGCGGCATCAACTCCCACGTCACCGTCACCGAGGCACCGACCGCGGCCCGCCGCCGCGAGCTCGACGAGCGGGCCCGCACCCTGGTGGCCGGCCGGCAGGACGCCGAGCTGCTGCTGTTCGACGCCGACGACGTCGCGACCCTGCGCGGCGACATCGCCGCGACGCTGGAGGTCGTGCCCAAGCTGTCGTTCGCGGAGCTGACCGACCTCGCCGGCCAGCTGGCCGGCGAGCTGGCCGGCCGGTCGGTGCGCGCCGCGGTCGTCGCGGCCAACCCGGAGCACGCCGAGCGGAAGCTGACGAAGCTGCTCGAACTGCTGGAGTCCGGGGACTCGGTCTTCGACGCGGGCGAGGGCATCTTCGCGAGCAGCCGCGACTCCGCGCCGAAGATCGGCTACCTGTTCCCCGGCCAGGGGTCCGGGCGCGGCGGCGACAGTACCCTGCGCCGCCGGTTCGCCGTGGCCGACGAGATCTTCCGCGCCGCGGCACTGCCGGTCACCGGCGACCAGGTCGCGACCGAGGTGGCCCAGCCGCGGATCGTCACCGGTTCGCTGGCCGGGCTGCGGGTGCTGCGCTCGTTCGGCATCGAGGCTTCGACGGCCACCGGGCACAGCCTCGGCGAGCTGACCGCCCTGCACTGGGGTGGCGCGCTCGACGAGCGCGGGCTGCTGGAGCTGGCGAAGGTCCGCGGCAAGGTGATGGCCACGACCACCGGCGACGGCACCGGCGCGATGGCCGGGATCGCCGCCTCGCCCGGCCGCGTCGAGGAGCTCGGCCTGGGCGACGACGTCGTCATCGCCGGGTACAACGCGCCCGAGCAGACCGTCATCTCCGGGCCGGCCGAGGCGATCGACCGCATCGTCGCCCGGGCCAAGGCCCAGGGCGTCGGCGCGACCCGCATCAAGGTCTCGCACGCCTTCCACTCGCCGGCCGTCGAGCCGGCCGCGAACGCCATGACCGAGCGGCTGGGCGAATTCAGCTTCGCCCGGTTGGAGCGTCCGGTCGTCTCGACGGTCAGCGGCGACGTGCTGCACGCCGCCGAGAACCTGCCCGAGCTGCTGCGCGACCAGATCGTGCTGCCGGTCCGGTTCCGCGAGGCCGCCGCCAAGGTCGCCGAGCGCAGCGACCTGGTGGTCGAGGTCGGCCCGGGCCGGGTGCTTACCGGGCTCTTCGAGGAGATCGCGCCGGAGACGCCGGTGCTCGCGATCGACACGGACAACGCGTCGCTGCAGGCCTTGCTGCGGGTCGTCGGCGCGGCGTTCGCCCTCGGCGCGCCGGTCTCGGTGGACGCGTTGTTCGAGGGCCGCGTCGTGCGTGCCCTGCCCGCCGACGGCGAGTTCGGCTTCCTGGCCAGTCCCTGCGAGGCGGCGCCGTCGATCGACAGCGAGCTGGCCGCCGAGCTGGCCGCGGAGCGGGCCCAGGCCGCCGAGGCCGACGCCGGGACCGCCGAGGGCGACTCCGGCTCGACCCTGGACCTGCTGCGCAAGCTCGCCGCCGAGCGCGTCGAGCTGCCGCTGGAGGCGGTCACCGCCGACACCCACCCGCTCGACGACCTGCACCTGTCGTCGATCACGGTCGGGCAGCTGGTCAACGACGTCACCCGGGCGCTGGGCCGGCCCGCGCTGGAGGGCATGCCGAACTTCGCGACGGTGTGCCTCGGTGAGCTCGCCGAGATGATCGACGAGCTGGCGCAGACGGCGAAGCCGACCGACACCACCGTCGGCGAAGCCCCGGGCGTCGGACCGTGGGTCCGGCCGTTCGCGGTCGAGTACGTGCCCGCGCCGCGGCCCGGCGCGGACCTCCCGCCGGGCAACGGCCGTGCGGACTGGCAGGTCTTCTCGACGCCGCGGCACCCGCTGGCCGAACCGCTGAAGGCCGCGCTCGCCGCGTCCGGAGCAGGCGACGGCGTGCTGCTCTGCCTGCCGGCGGACTGCGACTCCAGCCACGTCGGTCTCTTCCTCGACGCCGGCCGCGCCGTCATGGCCGCCCCCAACGGCACGCGCTTCGTGGTCGTGCACCACGGCTACGGTGCGGCCGGGCTCGCCAGGACCCTGCGGCTCGAGGACCCGTCGGCGAAGACGACGATCATCGACTTCGCCGACCCGTCGCCGTCCGATGTGGACGCGATCGCCGAAACCGTGCACCTCGTGGTGAGCGAGGTCGCCGCGACCACGGACTTCACCGAGGCCCGCTACGGTGCCGACGGCGGGCGCACGGTGCCGCGGTTGTCCGCGCTGCCGGCGCCCAAGGCCGGGCCGATCCGCGACTCGCTGGACTCCTCCGACGTCCTGCTCGTCACCGGTGGTGGCAAGGGCATCACCGCGGAGAGCGCGCTGGCGCTGGCCAAGGACTCCGGGGCCAAGCTGGCCCTGCTCGGCCGCAGCGACCCCGAAACCGACACCGAGCTGGCGGAGAACCTCGACCGCATGGAGGCGGCGGGCATCCGCTACCGCTACGAGCGCGCCGACGTCACCAGCGCCCCGCAGATCGCCGAGGCGGTCGCCCGGGTCCAGGCCGAGCTCGGCCCGGTCACGGCGATCCTCCACGGCGCGGGCCGCAACGAGCCGGCCGCCCTCTTCAGCCTCACCGAGGACAGCTTCCGCAAGACCCTCGCCCCGAAGATCGGCGGCCTCAACGCGGTGCTCGCCGCGGTGGACCAGGACCGCGTCAAGCTCCTGGTCACCTTCGGCAGCATCATCGGCCGGGCGGGCCTGCGCGGGGAAGCGCACTACGCCACGGCGAACGACTGGATGACCGAGCTGACCCTGCGCTTCGGCCAGGAACACCCGCAGGCGCGGGCGATCGCGCTGGAGTGGTCGGTCTGGTCGGGCACCGGCATGGGCGAGAAGCTCGGCGTCGTGTCCGCCCTGATGCGCGACGGCATCACGCCGATCCCGACCGAGGAGGGCATCACCATCCTCCGCCAGGTGCTGGCCGACCCGGCCGCGCCGCCGGTGCTGGTGGTCTGCGGCCGCACGTCGGGCCTGGCCACGCTGCCGATCCAGAAGCGCGAACTGCCGCTGACCCGGTTCGTCGACCGCGCGGTCGTGCACTACCCGGGCGTCGAGCTGATCACCGAGGCCGACCTGTCCGACGGCGCCGACCCGTACCTGACCGACCACCTGCTCGACGGGCAGCTGCTGTTCCCGGCGGTGCTCGGCATGGAGGCCATGACGCAGGCCGCGGCGGCGACGCTGGACCGCACCGGGACCCCGGTGCTCACCGACGTCGAGTTCCTCCGGCCGATCATCGTCTCCCCGGGCGGGTCGACCACGGTCCGCCTGGCCACGCTGGCCCGGGACGCCGACACCGTCGACGTCGTGATCCGCAGCGAGGAGACCGGCTTCAGCGCCGACCACTTCAAGGCGCGGCTGAGCTTCGCCCGGCCGACGGAGATCGGCGAGCGCGTCGCCCGCGACGTCGCGCTGCCGCCGGTGCCGGTGGAGCCGGTCAGCGAGCTGTACGGCTCGGTCCTGTTCCAGGGCAAGCGGTTCCAGCGGGTCCTCGGTTACCGCCGGGCGAGCGCCCGGCACGCGGTCGCCGAGATCGCGACCAGCGCCGACCACCAGTGGTTCGCCCCGTTCCTCCCGCAGGAGCGGCTGCTGGCCGACCCGGGCACCCGGGACGCGATGATGCACGCGATCCAGTGCTGCGTCCCGGACGCGACGCTGCTGCCGCAGGGCATCGAGAAGCTGTACCTGGCCGAACCCGGCCGCCAGCACGACGAGTACGTGTTGCTGGACGCGAAGGAACGCTCCCAGAACGGCGACAGCTACGTCTACGACCTCGACGTGCGCAACCCGGACGGGACGCTGGTCGAGCGCTGGGAAGGCCTGAAGCTGCGCGCGGTCCGCAAGCGCGACGGTGCCGGGCCGTGGGTCCCCTCGATGCTCGGGTCCTATGTGGAGCGTTCCTGTGAACGGCTGCTCGGCGGGTCGCGGGCGGTGGTGCTCGAACCGGACCCGGCCGGCCGCCCGGCGGAAGGCATCGCCGAGCGGAGGGCGCA